The window GTGCGCCCTCACCAGGCCCTGGGTTATCTCACTCCCGAACAGTTCTACCAGAACTGGCTCAAATCTCACCCTGGAAAGGAGGAGGCCTTGTCCGATATGTCCTGACCCTGTACACCCCCTTCTCAGGCTTTCCGGGCTATGTTAAGATGGGCCTGATGTTGGGGGGCCAGATACAGCCTTGAGGGTCCTCCCCGCGGTCCTGACCTCAAACCCGCGGGAGCTGGAGAGGATGCTCCATGAGGCCGAAGCCTTTACCGACCGGGTCCAGGTGGATATCATGGACGGTTGCTTTGTGTCCTCGGAAAGCATCTCGGCGGAGGACCTGGCCCGGGTCAAGACCCGTCTTCTTCTGGAGGTGCACCTGATGGTGATGGAGCCGGAGGCGCACCTGGAGACCTTCCTCAAGGCCGGGGCCGGGCGGGTTGTCTTTCACTTCGAGGCCACCTCTTCGCCTTCCCGGACCATCGCCCTGGCCCGCCACCTGGGCCTGGGAGTGGGCCTGGCCCTCAACCCCCAGACCCCTGTCCTGGAGGCGAAGCCGCTCTTTGGGGAGGTGGACTTCCTCCTCCTCCTCTCTGTTGACCCCGGTTTCTACGGGAGCCCCTTCCTTCCCTCGGTCCTGGAAAAGGCAAAGGCGCTCCGTCCCCTCTTCCCGGGGGAGATAGGCATGGACGGCGGGATAAAGGCGGGAAACATCCACCAGGTGAAGGAGGCGGGGGTGGACTACGCCTGCTTGGGCAGTGCCATCTTCAGGTCCCCTGACCCCCGGAAAAGCTTCCTGGCCCTCCAGGCCCTGGCCCAGGACAAGGAGGCCTCATGAAGAGCCCTTTACAGCAACTGGCTGCCCTGGGGCAGAGCCCCTGGCTGGACTATATCTCCCGGGAGCTCTTGGAGAAGCTGCCCCACCTTATCCAGGCGAGGGAGGTCATGGGCATTACGTCCAACCCCACTATCTTTGAAAAAGCGGTAAGCTCGGGCTCTGATTACGACAGGAAGATAGAGCAGATGGCCCAGAGGGGCCTGTCCGCCCACGACATCTACCAGACCTTAGTCGTCCAGGATGTGGCCCGGGCCTGCGATCTGCTGAAGGGGGTCTACCGGGCCACGGGGGCCAGGGATGGCTTTGTCAGCCTGGAGGTGAACCCTCACCTGGCTGGGGAATGCATGGCCCAGGTAGGAGAAGCCGACCTGCTCTTCCGGCGGGTGGGGAGAAGGAATCTCCTTATCAAGGTCCCGGGTACCCCCCGGGGCCTGGAGGCCACCCGCCGCCTCATCGCCCTGGGTATCAACGTCAACATCACCCTTCTTTTCTCTTCGGGTCACTACCTGGGGGCGGCCCGGGCCTATATGAAGGGCCTTGAAGATAGGCTGAGACAGGGCCAGGACCTCTCTCGGGTAGCCTCTGTGGCCAGCGTCTTTGTCAGCCGCATAGATACGACGGTGGACCGCAAGCTGGATGAGATGGGGGAGGAGGGTCGGGTCTTGAGGGGCAAGGCGGCGGTGGTCAATGCCCGCCTTGTCTATCAGACGTTCCGACATACCCTGGCCTCATCCCGATTCAAGAAGCTGAGGAATAAGGGTGCAGGGATGCAGCGCCTGGTATGGGGCAGCACCAGCACCAAGGACCCGGCCTACAGCGATATCAAGTATGTCCAGGAGCTCATCGGCCCGGATACCATCAATACCATCCCCCTCTCCACCCTGGAGGCCTTCCGGGACCACGGGGCGGCGCGCCTCACCCTGGAGGAGGGGCTGGAGGAGGCCAGAAGGGACCTGGAGGCCCTCTCCCGCCTGGGGATAGACTTGGAGGAGGTCGGCCAGGAGCTCCAGGATGAGGGTGTAAAAGCCTTCACCCGGTCCCACGATAACCTCATAGCCTCCATAGAGGCCAAGAGAAAGGCCTTCCTCCAGGGGGGCTTTATAACAGGTCCTCCAGCTGGCTGAGGAGGCGGGCCTGCTCCCTGAACATCCTTCTCTTTGCAAGGGGCTGCTGGTCGTCATAGCCCAAAAGGTGGAGGAGGCCGTGGGCCACCAGGAGGGCCAGCTCCCGCTTTAAGGGGTGGCGGTAGGCCCGGGCCTGGTCCCTGGCCCGGGGCAGGGAGATAAAGACCTCTCCCAGGTGGCGACGGCCATCGGGGGAGGGGAAGGCGGGGTCTCCATCCAGGGGGAAGGCCAGGACATCGGTGGGCGCGTCCACCCCCCGGAACTGGTGGTTGAGCTGCCTTATCTCCTCCTCCCCCGTGAGGACCAGGCCCACCTCGGCTGCGGGTATTTCCATAAGCCCCAGGAGCCTCCCCACCAGGCCCACCAGCCATCTATTGGACACCGGGCGGGGGCCCGGGGCTACCTGAAGATTTATCTCCCAGGACATATTCGCCACCATTATACAGGGCCAGCCCATTGACGGCCTGGGAAAGCTCTGGCTATAATCTAAATGCGTCTTTCTCCCCGGGGACGGTACGGTGGGGCCTCCCAGTGGCCACACCGATGAAATAGATAGTGACGGGCCGGGGTGGGGCCACATTCGGGAAAGGAGGTTCCATGACCAGGGCCTATATCCTTATTGAGACCTCGGTGGGGAAGACCCGGGATGTAGTGTCTGTCCTCAAGGGCTTGGAGGGGATAAAGTCGGTGGACCCGGTCACCGGGCCCTACGATATCATCGTGGTGGTGGAGGGGAAAGACCTGAATTCCATAGGGGAGCTGGTTACGGGGAAGGTCCACCCCATCGTGGGGGTGACCCGCACCGTAACCTGCCTGGCTATCTAGCCCGTCCCCAGGAACCCCATGAGCCCGCAGGCCCAATGAGATTGGGGCTTTAGCCCCCTTTTAGCTAAAGCCCTTCAAACTCTGAGCCTTAAGGGCCGCCCGCCAGAAGGCGGGCGGCCCTTTTTTGTGCCATCTCCCCCTGGACAGAGTAAGAACAGATGTGCTATTTTCTTGGTATGTTCTGGGCGCTATTTATGGTGGGAGTAGTTTCGGGGTTTTTCAACGCGGTCTATCTCCTGAGGTATTGCTCCCCGGTGAGGGGGAGGGAGGTGGGGGCCAGGGTGCTGGGCGTCCTCTCCCTGGGGACGGGGGCCCAGGCCTTCTGGCTGCTTCTTTGGGGGTGGAGGGGCGGGGATGGTTTCCTTCTGGGCGAGGGGCTGGTGGTGCTGGGCTCTCTGCTCATCTCTGTCCTTATCCTCCGGGCTTGGAGGGGGTCTTGAGCCTCCTGGCCTGGGCGCTGAAGCAGAAAAGGTGGGAGGTGGCCGCACTATGCCTCCTGCTGGGGGTCGTGGAGGTCCTGGAGCATCTACCCCCCGAGGCCCTGGAGGGCCTCCTGGAGGTGCTGGATGGCAAAAGGGGGGTCTGATGCCAGGAAGGCCAGGGACTTCTACACCCGCGCCCTGGGGGAGGCGGAGAAAACCCTCCTCCCCGAGGCAAGGGAGCTGGAGGGCCTGGATGAGGAGATCGCCCTCCTCAGAGTCAAGCTCATCCAGGCCCTCAGAGAGAAGCCCCAGGACCTGGAGCTCCTCCTCAAGGGGGTGGGGATGCTGGTAAGGGCCGTTTCCACCCGCTACAGGCTCTCCAAGAAGGGTGAGGAGGACCTCTATCAGAGCGTCCTGGGCGTCCTGCGGGGCATCGGCGATGCTCTCTCCCCCGAGGAAGGCCATGGGGTCTGAGGAGCTGGTCTCGGCCATCAGGCGGCTGGCCCGGCCCCACCCCCCGGCGGAGGTGAAGCCCGGCTGCCCATTCGGCCACCTGGTGGAGGAAAGGCTGCGGGCGCTGGAAGGGGCGGTTGACGAGATAAGGGGGAGGGTGAATGCCCTCTTCTTCCTGGTGGTGGGGGCGGTGGCGGTGGAACTGGTGCTGAGGTTGGTGAGATAGCATGATTGACATAAAGCTCCGGCCCTATCAGGTGGAGGTGGGGAGGGCGGTGGTGGACAGCGTCCTCCACCGCCACGGCCTCACCTTTACGGTGGAGGTCGCCCGGCAGGGGGGAAAGAACGAGCTCTCTGCCCAGCTGGAGGTCCTCCTCCTTACCCTCTTCATGGGCAGGGGGGGCAATCTCGTGAAGGCTGCCCCCACCTTCCGCCCTCAGACCCTCATCAGCCTCCAGAGGCTCCAGGAGCGCCTGGACCAGGCGGGCTACGGCCTCTTCTGGGCCCGGGAGCAGGGCTACATGGTGAGGCTGGGGAAGGCCCGGGCCATTTTCCTCTCCGCCGACAAGGACAGCCATGTCATGGGGACCACCGCCCATCTCCTCCTGGAGGTGGACGAAAGCCAGGATGTGGCCCAGGAGAAGTTTAACCGGGACTTCAAGCCCATGGGGGCCTCCACCAACGTTACCACCGTCCTCTACGGCACCACCTGGGACGATGCCAGCCTCCTGGAGACAACCAAACAGCAGAACCTGGAGCTGGAGAGAAAGGATGGGGTAAAGAGGCACTTCCGCTTTGACTGGCGAGAGGTGGCCAAATACAACCCCACCTATGGGGACTATGTGGAGGCGGAGAGGGCCCGGCTGGGGGAAGGCCACCCCCTCTTCCGCACCCAGTATGACCTGGAGACCATCTGCGGGGGAGGTTTCCTTTCTCCCGTCCAGAGGGCCCAGCTCCAGGGGGGACATCCCCGCCAGCATTCCCCCCGCCCCGGGGAGATATATGTGGCCGGGGTGGACCTGGCGGGGGAGGCGGAGGGGGCCGCCGATGCCCAGCTCCGGTCCGCAAAGCCCCACCAGGACTCCACGGTGGTCACCATCGCCCGCCTGGACTTCTCCCGGGCCGCGGAGCCCTCCATTGAGGTGGTGGAGCACTGCTGGTGGACGGGTACACCCCACCCCGCCCTCTACCCCCGGCTGGTGGATGTCCTGAGGCAGGTCTGGAACTGCCGGAGGATTGTGGTGGACAGCACCGGGGTGGGGCTGGGGGTGGCCAGTTTCCTGGGGAAGGCCATCGGCGGAATGGTGGTCCCCTTCCTCTTCACCCAGCCCTCCAAGTCCAGGCTTGGCTTTGAGCTCCTGGCCGCCATCAACTCCGGCCGCCTCAAGATGTATGCCCCCGATGGCTCCCCGGAGTTCCAGGAGTTCTGGCAGGAGGTGGAGAGGGCCAAGAGCTTCTTCCGTCCCAACCAGACCATGAACTTCCTGGTGGACCCTGCCCAGGGGCATGATGACTTCCTCATGAGCCTGGCCCTGGCGGTGGAGGCGGCGGGCTATACCCCCCGCCAGGCCCGGGGGCGGGGGACGGAGATTGATATGGAGAAAGTGAGGTGATTATGACAGTCGAGTTGCAGCTGCTCAAGGGTGAGTCCGGGCTCTGTTCCCTCGAGGAGAGGGGGGTAACGGAGGCTGCTGCCCAGGGTTGCGATGTCCATCCCCTTTGCCTGGAGTGCCCTCTGCCCCGCTGTGTGTATGAAGAGCCTGGCGGGGAGAAGCGGGCCCTCCGGGAAAAGAGGAATGAGGAGATAAGGAGGCTCTTCCACAAGGGCATAGGGGTGGAGGAGCTGGCCTGCGCCTTCAACCTCTCCTTCCGCTCCATCTATCGCATCACCGGCGACGGGAGGGGAGTAGGGGTCTCCTTAAGAAAACAGGGGGTGAGGCAATGATGGAAGTCCCGTTTCCCCAGAAGCTGGCCCGCCTGGACCTGGAGAGGCTCCGGGCCTACCAGGAGAACCTGGATTTCTACAACGGCCACCAGTGGCCCAGCCGCACCCGGCCCCGCCGGGAGCGCCAGCTTACCTTCAACTATGCCCGCGTTTTCACGGAGAAGGTCACCTCCTATTTGATGAGCGGGGTGACCCTGGTGGTGGAGCCCTGGGACTCCTCGCCACCGGCCCGGGAGAGGGCCCTCCGGGCCGAGGTGGCCCTGCGCCAGGTGGCCGAAGAAAACAGCCTTGAAGGGCTGGACTTTGACACGGAGATGGACTGCGCCATCCTGGGGGACGGCGGCTACAAGGTCACCTGGGACGGAGGGCAAGTGCGGATTACCGCCCCCGACGTCCAGGGCCTCTACGCCTGGTGGGCCGGGGACCACATGGGCCAGGTATGGAGAGTGGCCTGCCGCTACCGCCTCAGCGCCGAGGAGATTGAGCTCCTCTACAGCCGCAAGCTGACGTTGGGCAGAAGGGAAGGGGTGGTTGTGGAAGTGTGGACGGCAAAGGACTTTGAGCTCTGGCTGGACAACGCCCTCCTGGAGCACAAGGCCAACCCCTACGGCTTTATCCCCTTCGTCATCTACCCCAACATTAGGGAGCCCAAGAAATTCTGGGGGGTCTCCGATATCCCGGCCCTCAAGGAGGCGGCGCGGGAGCTGAACCGGGCCCTCTCCCAGCTCTCCATGATATTGGAGCTCTCGGGCAACCCCATCGCCGTCCTGGAGAATGTGGAGGATGCCCGGGACATCGCCGTCCAGCCGGGGGCGGTGTGGGAGTTGCCGGACAGGGCCAAGGCCTATTTGCTGGACCTGCTCCAGGGGGGAGGCATCCGCCTGCACATAGACTACATTGACCTCCTCTACCGCACCCTCCACGACCTCTCCGAGGCCCCCCGCACCGCCTTCGGCGACAACCGCCAGGGGCTCTCCGGGGTGGCCCTGGAGATGGAGCTCCACCCCCTCCTCCAGAAGGTGCGCCGCAAGAGGCTCGTCCGCGCCCAGGCCTACCGGAAGCGGGCGGAAATGACACTGAGGCTGCTGGAGCTGAGGACCGGCCAGTCCTTCCTCCCCTGCCGTATCCGGGTCGTTTGGGGGCCGGTGCTGCCCCAGGACCGCAGCCGCCAGGTGAGGGACGAGCAGGCGCTGGTGGCCTCGGGCCTTCACAGCCGGAGGCGGGCCATGGACAACCTGGGGGTAGAGGACGCCGAGGAGGAGTTCCAGCGCTGGCTGGAGGAGGAAAGACTGATGAAAGGAGGTGGAGATGGAAGAGGACCGGATGAAAGAGCTGGAGGATAGGCTCTCCCAGCTCCAGGCCCAGGTGGAGGGGAAAGAGGGGGATGTAAAGGCCCTCCAGGAGAAGGTCTCCCTGGCCGCCCAGAAGTACCGCGCCCTCCTGCTCCAGGGGGCCCCGGAGGTGCCCGAGGAGCTGGTGTCAGGGGGGACGGTGGAGGAGGTGGAGAAGTCCTTCCTGGCGGCCCGGGAGGTGGTGGAGAAGGTGAAGCGCCGCCTGGAGGCCAGGCTCAGGGAGGAGAGGGTGCCCGCTGGGGCCCCCGCCCGCACCCCGCCTGACCTCTCCGCCCTCTCCCCCAAGGAGAAGATAGCCTACGGCCTGCAGCGCAGGCCGTAAAGAAAGGAGGTGGTCTAGATGGCACTAACCCTGGCGGAAGCCGCCAAGCTTTCCCAAGACACCCTGCTGGTGGGGGTTGTGGAGACAATTGTCAACGAGAGCCCGGTGCTCCAGGTCCTCCCTTTCATTGAGGTGGTGGGCAACGGCCTCACCTACAACCGGGAGGCTACCCTGCCTACGGCCGGTTTCTATGATGTGGGGGACACCTGGACCGAGTCCACCCCCACCTTTACCCAGGTGACGGCCAACCTGAAGGTGCTGGGCGGGGATGCGGACGTGGACAGCTTCCTCGCCGCCACCCGGAGCAACATCCAGGACCTGGAGGCTGCTGTTGTCCAGCTCAAGGCAAAGGCGGTGCAGCGGAAGTTCGATGATACCTATATCAACGGGGACACCGCCGTGGACGCCAAGGCCTTTGACGGCATCGACAAGCTCTCAGATAGCGGGCAGACGGTGAGCATGGGGGCCAACGGGGGGACCCTGACCCTGGACAAGCTGGATGAGATGATTGACAAGGTGAAGGCGGGCAAGCCCCACCTGCTTCTCATGAGCCGGCGCTCCCGGAGGAAGCTCACCTCCCTGGCCCGGACCGGCAATATCCTGGAGACGGACCGCAACCAGTTTGGCCAGATGGTCCAGTACTACGACGGCATCCCCATCGGCATCAACGACTGGATTTCCGACGCCAAGACGGTGGGCACCTCCACCGACTGCTCCACCATCTACTCCCAGCAGATTGGGGAGGGGGCCCTGGCTGGCCTGACCGCCCCCGGTGGCCTCCAGATAGAGAGGGTGGGGAGCCTGGAGACCAAGGACGCCACACGCACCAGGGTGAAGTGGTATGTCTCCCTGGCCCTTTTCAGCACCCTGAAGCTGGCCAGGCTCACCGGAGTCAGGGACTAGGATGAACCTGCCCCAGCTGCGCTCCCGGGTGAGGCGGGACCTGAAAGACGAGGACTTCAGCAACTACCGCTGGACGGACGAGGAGCTTAACCGTCACATTGACCGCGCGGTGAGGGAGTTCTCCCTGGCGGTGCCAGGGGAGGCCCAGGCAGTCCTCACCACCGCCCAGAGCCGGGAGCTCTCCCTGTCCACGCTTTCGGACCGGGTGGCGGTGGAGGTGGTGGAGTACCCCCGGGGCCAGTATCCCCCTAGCTATGTCCCCTTCAGCCTCTGGGGGGACACCCTGACCCTGCTCATTGACAAGGTGCCCGCAAGTGGGGAGGAGGTGGTGGTCTACTACGGCAGGCTCCACACCCTGGACAACACCACCTCCACCATCCCCCCGCCCCTGGAGGAGGTGCTGGCCATGGGGGCGGAAGGCTTTGCCTGTCTGGAGTGGGCCAACTTCGCCATAAACCGGGTGAATACCGGCGGGGCTGGGACCTGGAGAGAATACCTCACCTTTGGGCAGGAGAAGCTGGGGGCCTTCATGGAAGCCCTGGCCCGCCACGGAAAGAAGGGGGCCCTGCGCGCCCGCCGCCTCTACCGCCCGGCTGAGCCCAGGCCCTCCCAGGCCACGGACTGGGGGCCATGAGGAGCCTCAACCCGCTCCTCCTCCAGGCCCAGCAGGGCCCATCGCGCCGCCCCCATGTGGAGGTCCAGGTGAGGGACCAGGTGGCGGGGGCGGCTCGCCTGCAGTTCGAGCGCATATACTCGGGGAGCGGCTTTGAGTACGATGGTATCCACGCCGCCACCATGCCCGGGGACGGCTCCCTGGTGAGGGGCTGGATACGTACCTACGAGACTGTCCTCTATCTCTCCCGGACCCCCAACCCGGGACCGGGGTCGGACTTTGGGGCCTGGCAGTCCTGGGGCCTGGTATATTCCTCGGGCATCGCCCTCACCAGCCTGGGGGCCGAGGTGCTTGGTTTCTATACTCCCCCCGGTGAGCAGCGCTTTTCAGTGTACTACCGGCGGAGCCTGGACTACGGTCAGACCTTTGGCTCACCGGTCTCCCTGGGCACCCCGGCCTACGGCTTTCCCCTGCGCTGGCTGGCGGCTGGCCATACCCCCAGCGGGGACCTGGCCGTCTTTGCCGCTGTCTCCCTGCGCGTCTTCTGCCAACGCAGGGTGCAGGGCACCTGGAGCGGAGTCTGGACGGATGCCGGGGGCTACCTGGCCGATATCTCCGGCCTGGCCACCTGCTTCCGGGGTGACTGGAACATGGTTATCTCCGGGACCGATAGCGCAGGCAAGAAGGGGGTGTGGACCTATCTCTTTGGCGAGGGGGTGGCCCAGCCCCGGGACAGCTATTCCTCTCTTCAGGAGCTGGCACTGGCCGGTGCCAACTCCCTGGTGGAGTTCCGCTGCCCTTTCCTGGCCTACTACGATGTCTACCGCCTGTACTTTGTGGAGAAGTTCAACGGGCAGCAGTACTACAGCCGCCCCTACCGGACCCAGTCCCTGCCGGGGTCCAGCTTTCAGGCCAACCTGTGGCGGGAGCCCGTGCCCTTTGACCTGGCCTCGGACTACGGGGTCGCCCTGGCCCCCGGCCCCGCCGCCCTGTGGCTCTCGGTCCCCGACGGGGTGTGGCGCTCCCTTCCTCCCCCGGAGCCCCTGGACCTGACCCCCCAGGTGGTGAGCCTGGTCGCCGCGGCCGAGCCTGCCCGCGGCGGGGTGAGGGTGGAGATGGACAACAGCCAGGGGCAGTTCAGCACGGTGGGCACTGGGCTGCTGCGGGAGGGTGCCGAGATTGCCGTAAGCCCCGGCTATCATGCCAGCACAGGCCCCCTGGTCTCGCAGGGGCTGGCCTACTGGATTTCCGGCTGGGAGCAGGTGGTGGGGGCGGAGAACCGCCTGGTCCTGGAAGGGGAGGATGGATGGGGGCTGCTGGAGCGGTGGCGGGCCCGCTGCCAGTTCACCTGGAAAGGGACAAAGAGCTACCTGGAGCTCCTGGCCTTCATCCTGGCGCGGGCCGGGCTCGCCCTTTCTCCTCTCGGCCCCTCCACCTTTATCCAGGGCCAGCGGCCCGACTTCACCATCCACGCGGGGGAAAAAGGGAGCTGGCTGGTGGCGCAGCTCCTGGCCCGGGTGCCCGATGGCCTCTTCTTCCGGGGCAGCACTGCCCTGGTGAAGGAGCTCAGCCCGACCGAGGCCAGTGCCTACAGCTACGGCCCCCTTCATCCGGTGCTACAGGGAAGGTATGTGGCCCGGGCACCCCAGGGGAGTTGGGCCCAGGCCCTGGGGAGGGGGGTGCTGGGGGAGGACTTTGACTGGGAGAGAGTGGAGCTGCTCACCAGCGGGGTGCTCCAGCTCCAGGACCTGAACCTGGCCCAGGCCAGCCAGGCCCAGCAGCGGGCTCAGGCCCAGGTGCGCCGCTGGGGCAGGGAGGAGGTGGGTGGGGAGATAACCGTTCCCGCCCACTGCGGGCAGGAGCTCTATGACGTGGTGGACATCACCGACCCCCGGGCAGGGCTGGAGGGCAGTCTCCGGCGCATAGCCGGCCTCACCCTGGTCTATCAGCCCCGGCAGGGGCTGTACCAGCACCGCCTGCTTCTGGGAGGGGTGTGATGGAGGTGCGACGGGGGGCCGTGCAGGCCTTTGACTCCGGAAGCTACCGGGCCACCGTCCAGGTAGCTGGTAGCCTGACAACCTGGCTGGGGGATGTGGCCGTGGCCAGGAACATCCCCTCTGCTGAGATGCAGGTGGGCAGGAGCTGCTGTCTCGTCTTCTTTGACGAGACCAACCCCTCCGATGCCGTCCTGGTGGCCGTCTATACCTGATGGGCCTGGCGGTCCTGTTGGGCCGGGGGGCTCACTTTATCCCCGATAATCCGCTCCCGCTACGGCCGCCTGCTTTGACTGGGCTCCCCAAAGCTGATAGAATGCCTTCGGGTGAAGGTGGTCTCTCTTGTAGAGAGGATGCTGGCCGGCGATGAGAAGCCGCTGGCCCGTCTCATCACTATGGTGGAGAGGGAAGGCCTTGAGGTGCCCCTCATCATGCGCCTCCTCCAGCCCCACCTGGGGAGGGCCTATACCATAGGGATAACCGGGCCCTCCGGGAGCGGGAAGAGCACCCTGGTGGACCGGCTCACCTCACTTATCAGGAAGGAGGGCTCCACAGTGGGCATTATCGCTGTGGACCCCACCAGCCCCTTCTCTGGCGGGGCGGTGCTGGGGGACCGCATCAGGATGCAGCAGCACTACCTGGACGAAGGGGTCTTCATCCGCAGTATGGCCACCCGGGGCAGCGCCGGGGGCCTGCCTCCCACCGCCAGGGGGGTAATCAGGCTCCTGGACGCCTTCGGCAAGGACTATATCCTTGTGGAGACGGCGGGGGTGGGGCAGACGGAGCTGGATGTCATGGAGATGGCCGATACGGTGATAGTGGTCCTGACGCCTGAGACCGGCGACGCCATCCAGACCATGAAGGCTGGCCTCCTGGAGATTGCCGATATCTTTGTGGTGAACAAGGCCGACAGGGAGGGGGCCGGCTATCTTCTGGCCGAGCTAATGGCTATGCTCCGCCTCCACCCCTCCGGGCCCGGGTGGCAGCCACCGGTGCTGGCCGCCCAGGCAGTGAACGATATCGGCATCCAGGAGGTCCTTCAGGCCATCCAAGACCACCGGCGGGCCCTGGAAGAAACGGGCCGTCTCGGGGAGCGCCGGAAGGAGCAGAGGCGGAAAGAGTTCCTCCAGGCAGTCGAGAGGAGGCTTACCGCCCGCCTGAAGGAGGCCACTGAGAAGGACGGGGAACTCCTTTCATATCTGGAGAGGGTGGAGAAAGGGGAGCTGGACCCCTACTCCGCCTGCCAGGAGGTCCTGGCCAATGGAAGGCTCCTTCAGAGCTGGCTTGAGGAGGGCTGATGCGTATCCTGGCCGTAGCTAGGGGGAGGTGGGGGGAGAGGAAGGTGGACATAGCCCGCTCCCGTGGCCCCAGGGACTGGGATATCCAGGTGTGGACACCTCCCCGGGCCCTGCCCCTGATAATAGACGAGCCCGAAGAGGTGCTGCCCCCTTCCCTGCCCCCCTCCGACCTGGTCCTGTACCTGGGGGAAAACCCCTCCCTCCCCCAGTTGTTACCCGCCATAGTCAGGGCCACCGGGGCCAGGGCCGTCCTGGCGCCCATTGATAGCTCGGCCTGGTTCCCCACCGGGCTAAAGAACCAGATAAGGGAGGAGCTCCTGGGCCTGGGGGTAGGGGCCGTCTTTCCCAAGCCCCACTGTTCCCTCACCCCCCTCAGCTGCGGCTACGGCCGGGCGGTGGAGACCTATGATGTGCCCCTGGTGGCCGAATACGCCAGGGTGTTCGGCCGCCCGCAGCTCAGCCTCCATATGGACCCGGAGAGCAAGACCATCCAGCGGGCCAAGGTGTTCCGCAGTGCCCCCTGCGGCTGCACCTATTTTGTGGGCGAAAAGCTGGCGGGGGTGTCGGCGGAAAGGGCCGTCCTTGAGGCGGGCCTCCTTCACCATCACTATCCCTGCCTGGCTTCCATGACCAAGGAGTGGATAGATGACCGGCTGGAGGATACCCTGATGCATGTGGCTGGCTTCATCCTCCAGGAGGAGGTGACCAGGGAAGTGGCCCCCTATAAACAGGTGAGCTACATGGTGCCCGGGGAAAGGGCGGGAGAAGATGGAAAAGTTTGACGTCATTATCGTGGGTGGGGGCCCGGCGGGGCTCTTCGCCGCCCTGGAACTGGCGGACAGCCGGCTGAAGGTCCTCCTCCTGGAGAAGGGGAAGGACATTGACCGGCGGCTCTGTCCCATCAAGGGCAAGGAGGGTGTTTGCCCCCCCTGCTATCCCTGCGGTGTGGTGAGCGGGCTGGGAGGGGCTGGGGCCTTCAGCGATGGCAAGCTC of the Chloroflexota bacterium genome contains:
- the meaB gene encoding methylmalonyl Co-A mutase-associated GTPase MeaB is translated as MLAGDEKPLARLITMVEREGLEVPLIMRLLQPHLGRAYTIGITGPSGSGKSTLVDRLTSLIRKEGSTVGIIAVDPTSPFSGGAVLGDRIRMQQHYLDEGVFIRSMATRGSAGGLPPTARGVIRLLDAFGKDYILVETAGVGQTELDVMEMADTVIVVLTPETGDAIQTMKAGLLEIADIFVVNKADREGAGYLLAELMAMLRLHPSGPGWQPPVLAAQAVNDIGIQEVLQAIQDHRRALEETGRLGERRKEQRRKEFLQAVERRLTARLKEATEKDGELLSYLERVEKGELDPYSACQEVLANGRLLQSWLEEG
- a CDS encoding ribulose-phosphate 3-epimerase: MRVLPAVLTSNPRELERMLHEAEAFTDRVQVDIMDGCFVSSESISAEDLARVKTRLLLEVHLMVMEPEAHLETFLKAGAGRVVFHFEATSSPSRTIALARHLGLGVGLALNPQTPVLEAKPLFGEVDFLLLLSVDPGFYGSPFLPSVLEKAKALRPLFPGEIGMDGGIKAGNIHQVKEAGVDYACLGSAIFRSPDPRKSFLALQALAQDKEAS
- the tal gene encoding transaldolase yields the protein MKSPLQQLAALGQSPWLDYISRELLEKLPHLIQAREVMGITSNPTIFEKAVSSGSDYDRKIEQMAQRGLSAHDIYQTLVVQDVARACDLLKGVYRATGARDGFVSLEVNPHLAGECMAQVGEADLLFRRVGRRNLLIKVPGTPRGLEATRRLIALGINVNITLLFSSGHYLGAARAYMKGLEDRLRQGQDLSRVASVASVFVSRIDTTVDRKLDEMGEEGRVLRGKAAVVNARLVYQTFRHTLASSRFKKLRNKGAGMQRLVWGSTSTKDPAYSDIKYVQELIGPDTINTIPLSTLEAFRDHGAARLTLEEGLEEARRDLEALSRLGIDLEEVGQELQDEGVKAFTRSHDNLIASIEAKRKAFLQGGFITGPPAG
- a CDS encoding phage portal protein gives rise to the protein MEVPFPQKLARLDLERLRAYQENLDFYNGHQWPSRTRPRRERQLTFNYARVFTEKVTSYLMSGVTLVVEPWDSSPPARERALRAEVALRQVAEENSLEGLDFDTEMDCAILGDGGYKVTWDGGQVRITAPDVQGLYAWWAGDHMGQVWRVACRYRLSAEEIELLYSRKLTLGRREGVVVEVWTAKDFELWLDNALLEHKANPYGFIPFVIYPNIREPKKFWGVSDIPALKEAARELNRALSQLSMILELSGNPIAVLENVEDARDIAVQPGAVWELPDRAKAYLLDLLQGGGIRLHIDYIDLLYRTLHDLSEAPRTAFGDNRQGLSGVALEMELHPLLQKVRRKRLVRAQAYRKRAEMTLRLLELRTGQSFLPCRIRVVWGPVLPQDRSRQVRDEQALVASGLHSRRRAMDNLGVEDAEEEFQRWLEEERLMKGGGDGRGPDERAGG
- a CDS encoding Lrp/AsnC ligand binding domain-containing protein, encoding MTRAYILIETSVGKTRDVVSVLKGLEGIKSVDPVTGPYDIIVVVEGKDLNSIGELVTGKVHPIVGVTRTVTCLAI
- the ybeY gene encoding rRNA maturation RNase YbeY — translated: MSWEINLQVAPGPRPVSNRWLVGLVGRLLGLMEIPAAEVGLVLTGEEEIRQLNHQFRGVDAPTDVLAFPLDGDPAFPSPDGRRHLGEVFISLPRARDQARAYRHPLKRELALLVAHGLLHLLGYDDQQPLAKRRMFREQARLLSQLEDLL
- a CDS encoding phage major capsid protein, whose amino-acid sequence is MALTLAEAAKLSQDTLLVGVVETIVNESPVLQVLPFIEVVGNGLTYNREATLPTAGFYDVGDTWTESTPTFTQVTANLKVLGGDADVDSFLAATRSNIQDLEAAVVQLKAKAVQRKFDDTYINGDTAVDAKAFDGIDKLSDSGQTVSMGANGGTLTLDKLDEMIDKVKAGKPHLLLMSRRSRRKLTSLARTGNILETDRNQFGQMVQYYDGIPIGINDWISDAKTVGTSTDCSTIYSQQIGEGALAGLTAPGGLQIERVGSLETKDATRTRVKWYVSLALFSTLKLARLTGVRD